One window from the genome of Prinia subflava isolate CZ2003 ecotype Zambia chromosome 2, Cam_Psub_1.2, whole genome shotgun sequence encodes:
- the LOC134564759 gene encoding taste receptor type 2 member 9-like — translation MEACHSPQQYKVTSYGATAVAIMSLEAFAGMWINAFIVCVLCIGWMKKKTLISNEKILLLLGSSRICLLCVSWAYSFLSLIFPKYLYVHPILQLAVFFQAFFNQGNLWVSACLCVFYCIKIANFRNSFFIYLKVKIDRMVLLFLLGSGILAFTIGIIAYDVADKPHCNNRNSTEQGNFGRANIKMDEHFFPYFFLTGFVYAVSFMIVIFSAVFLLFSLWRHKRKMQTNSMKDLSMEAHIRAMKSVLSFLVMYSINFVCLVLEMVYVTKKGSYMAFLILVFQYTFPGLHSLILIFSNPKLEKALLKILPLERSVKGMVCMS, via the coding sequence ATGGAAGCTTGTCACTCTCCACAGCAATACAAGGTCACATCATATGGGGCCACAGCTGTGGCCATCATGAGCCTGGAGGCGTTTGCTGGCATGTGGATAAATGCTTTCATCGTTTGTGTGCTTTGCATTGGctggatgaaaaagaaaaccttgatCTCAAATGAGAAgatcttgctgctgctgggaagctCCAGGATTTGTTTATTGTGTGTCTCATGGGCATATTCATTTCTTTCACTTATTTTTCCCAAATACCTTTATGTTCACCCCATACTTCAACTAGCTGTGTTTTTTCAAGCCTTTTTTAATCAAGGCAATTTGTGGGTTTCTGCCTGTCTTTGTGTTTTCTATTGTATAAAAATTGCCAATTTCAGGAACAGCTTCTTCATCTATCTGAAAGTCAAAATTGACAGAATGGTGCTCCTGTTCTTGCTGGGCTCAGGGATTTTAGCTTTTACTATTGGCATCATTGCCTATGACGTCGCTGACAAACCGCACTGCAACAACCGCAATTCCACCGAGCAAGGAAATTTTGGGAgagcaaatattaaaatggatgaacattttttcccttatttttttctcactggcTTTGTATATGCTGTTTCATTCATGATAGTcatcttttctgctgttttccttctcttttctctctggagaCACAAACGCAAGATGCAGACAAACTCCATGAAGGACCTCAGCATGGAAGCCCACATCAGAGCGATGAAATCTGTTCTCTCCTTCTTAGTGATGTACAGCATCAACTTTGTATGTTTGGTGTTAGAAATGGTTTATGTCACAAAGAAGGGAAGTTATATGGCATTTCTCATTCTGGTATTTCAGTACACTTTTCCGGGTCTTCACTCCCTTATTCTGATTTTCAGCAATCCCAAATTAGAAAAGGCACTGCTAAAGATTCTTCCTTTAGAAAGAAGTGTGAAGGGCATGGTTTGCATGAGTTAG